The following are from one region of the Ananas comosus cultivar F153 linkage group 20, ASM154086v1, whole genome shotgun sequence genome:
- the LOC109725677 gene encoding uncharacterized CRM domain-containing protein At3g25440, chloroplastic-like, translating into MARCFLFLRRLQRPPSLSLHNLLFSRAFAAPLPPSLWYSLNKSSHSFHPFGNLWNIRNVSYGSVNLVLNDGMPKFETHEIEPLKKRKWLTKKRLKLKRKREKSKRKDANKKDPRRIRPKGLKKKQKFPTAEARIKYKIEKAKLKEAMLVEKLKKYEVPEVQGPMVKPEELTGEERFYVKKMAQRKSNYVPIGRRGIFGGVILNMHLHWKKHETVKVICKPCKPGQVHEYARELERLSGGVAIQVIGNDTIVFYRGKNYVQPEVMSPIDTLSKKKALEKSKYEQSLETVRRFIAISEKELELYYRHVALYGDPQTRNADLVYGDDQKTPFSMGTEELNFSKEERVCSSDHCDISEDFSGMEVDSDYEFDSNEGEFTEDETDSDVEEESNCQVDLEDGEEEFEVPKYPA; encoded by the exons ATGGCACGCTGTTTCCTCTTTCTTCGAAGGCTGCAAAGGCCGCCTTCTTTATCTCTTCATAATTTGCTTTTTTCTAGAGCATTTGCTGCCCCTCTCCCTCCATCGTTATG GTATTCTCTTAACAAAAGTTCACACTCATTTCACCCATTTGGAAATTTATGGAATATAAGGAATGTTAGCTATGGATCAGTGAATCTCGTCCTTAATGACGGGATGCCAAAATTCGAGACCCATGAGATAGAGCCTTTGAAAAAGAGGAAATGGCTCACGAAGAAGCGACTTAAGCTCAAAAGGAAACGGGAGAAGAGTAAAAGGAAGGACGCAAACAAAAAGGATCCACGACGAATACGGCCGAAAGGGTTgaagaaaaagcaaaaatttCCCACTGCCGAGGCTCGGATCAAGTATAAGATTGAGAAG GCCAAACTAAAGGAAGCTATGCTTGTCGAAAAGCTAAAGAAATATGAAGTCCCGGAAGTTCAAGGCCCGATGGTTAAACCTGAAGAACTGACGGGTGAGGAACGATTTTACGTAAAGAAGATGGCTCAGAGAAAATCTAACTATGTTCCCATTGGACGGCGAGGCATATTTGGAGGAGTAATACTCAACATGCACTTGCATTGGAAAAAGCATGAAACTGTTAAGGTTATCTGCAAGCCTTGTAAACCAGGCCAAGTTCATGAATATGCTAGAGAATTAGAAAGGCTTAGTGGTGGGGTAGCTATTCAGGTTATTGGGAATGACACGATTGTTTTCTATCGTGGAAAGAACTATGTTCAGCCTGAGGTTATGTCACCGATTGATACACTATCGAAGAAAAAG GCACTTGAGAAATCAAAATATGAGCAGTCGCTTGAGACAGTTAGGCGGTTCATCGCGATATCTGAGAAGGAGCTCGAGCTTTACTACCGACATGTGGCACTTTACGGCGACCCACAGACAAGGAATGCTGATTTAGTTTATGGTGATGATCAGAAAACCCCTTTTAGCATGGGAACAGAGGAATTGAATTTTTCCAAGGAAGAAAGAGTTTGTTCTTCTGATCATTGTGATATATCAGAAGATTTTTCTGGCATGGAAGTTGACTCAGATTATGAATTTGATTCCAACGAAGGGGAATTCACTGAAGATGAAACTGATTCTGATGTGGAAGAAGAATCTAATTGTCAGGTGGATTTAGAGGATGGAGAAGAGGAATTTGAAGTGCCAAAATATCCAGCTTGA